TCCCAGCCGCCGAACGCGGCGCGGGGGGCCTTGTGTTGGACGATGGCGCCGGCGCCGCCGGACCGAAAGCCGAGCAGCGCGGTCACCGTATCCTCGAGCTCGACTTCGTACCCGAGCGTCCGGACGTCGGCGCGGACGGACTCGACGTCGTCACCCATGAGAAAACGCGCGCGGTCGACCTGGTGGATGCCGTTGTAGAACATCATGCCGCCTCCGGCTTGGCCGCGGTCCCACACCCACGCCGGCATCTCGCTCGCGCCGCTCGCCATCGTGTCGACGACGAGCCGGGGCCTGCCGATCTTGCCGTCGGCGATCATCGACCGAGCCGCGGCGACCTCCGGCCGAAACCGGTGCACGAACGACACCATAATCGCCAGATTCGCGCGGCGGCCCCGCTCGACGATCGCGGCCGCGTCGCCGCGCGTGGTGGCCATTGGCTTCTCGATGAGAATATGACAGCCGGCGTCGAGCGCGCGCATCCCGGCGGTCGCAAGAGAGGCATGAGGGACCGCGATCACCACCGCGTCGGGCCGTCGTGCGAGCAGCGCGTCGAGATTCTCGATCGCGCGCACGCCTTCGGCCTCCGCGCGGCGACGCCCGGCGGCGTCGGGGTCCGCGGCGAGCAGTTCGATGCCGTCTATCTGGCGGAACGCGCGAAGATGCCGCGCGCCCGCGGTCCCCATGCCCAAGATGCCGACGCGCACGCGCTAGACGGCCCGCGGCCCGGCGTCGGGTCCCTCGCCGGGCTTGTAGACCTGCATGAACTCGGTCTCGAGACCGGTGAGCCGGTCGGAGAGAAAGGCCACCCACCCTTCGGAGTGCTTGTGCGCACCGGTCACCTTGCACGCCGCGCACGGCTTGAGCACCGCGCCCTTTGCGACCGCCGCGGCGAGTTCGCGCTCGATGTCGTCGGTCGTGTAGCAGATGTGGTGCACGCCCTCGCCGTGGTGCTCTTCGATATAGCGGGCGAAGCGACCGTCCGCGTCCCATGACCGGCACAGCTGGTACTGAATAGCCCCGAGCATGAAGTGCGCCTCGCTCGACCGGGCTTTCTCGAATTCGTGGCGTGTCACGCCCGACACGCCGAGCACATTCTCGTACTGCTTGAGCGCCCCGTCGACGTCGCGCACGGCGATCGCCATATGCTTGATGCCGGTGATCATCGTCGGCCTCCTATTGTGCGAAGCGAGTAGAGAGATGGGAATCCGCGTCCTGGATCGTGTCCAAGAGGAGCTGCGCGCCGGCGGCCAGGTGCCTCGGTTCGGTGTACTCGTCCGGGGCGTGGCTGATGCCGCCTCGGCTTGGCACGAAGAGGAGCGCCGAGGCGACGTGCGGCGCGAGAATCTTGGCGTCGTGCCCGGCCCAACTCGGCATGCGTTGCACCCGCAGGCCGCGCCGCGCAGCCGCCGCCACAGCGATCCCGACCAGTCCGGGATCGAGCGGGGTCGCGGGCATCGTATCCCAAGGATCCAGCCGGAGGTCGAGACCGTAGCATGAGGCGGCGTCGCGGGCGGCGGCTTCGGCCGCTTCGCGAACCGCGGCCAACCCGTCGTAATCGGGCGCTCGCAGCTCCACTCGGACGCGGGCCCTGCCAGGAATGACGTTCGTCGCTCCGGGCTCGACGTCTACGCGGCCCGCCGTGGCAACCGCGCCGCCCTCAGCGTCAAACCCGAGTCGTCGGAGCGCCAGCACGAACGCGCTCGCGCCCCACATCGCGTCGCGCCGTGATTCCATCGGCGTGGTCCCGGCGTGGTTGGCCGCCCCCTCAAAAATGGCGGTGGTGCGGCTGATGCCCGCGATCGAAGTCGCCGCGGCCGCGTCCAAGCCCGCCGCCTCCAACCGCGGCCCCTGTTCGATGTGCAGCTCGAGGTACGCGGCGGCCGCCGGCGGCGCGCCGCGGGGTAGATCGCAGCTCCACGCGGCGACCCGCTCCGCAAACGAGCGGCCGTCCCGGTCTCGGAGCCCGACCTGGACTTCGGGACCCAACTGACCGACCACTGCGCGCGAGGTCAGGCATCCGACGCCGAACGAGTTGCCTTCTTCGTCGGCAAACGCGGCGACCGCCAGCGGGTGCGCGAGGCGGAAACCGGCATCGTGCAGAACTTGCGCGGCTTCGATCGCCGCGACCACGCCGAGGGCGCCGTCCAGAGTCCCGCCCATCGGCACGCTATCGATATGTGACCCGACTAAAATCAGCCGCTGCTCAGGGACCGGGGCCGCCGGCATGCCGAAGAGGTTTCCGGCGTCGTCCAGGCGGGGATCAAGCCCGGCATCCCGCAGCCAGGCCGCAAGGCACCGGCACGCCGCGGCATGATCCTCCGTAAAAGACAGCCGCGTCACGCCGCCGCGCGGATCCCGGCCGATCCGCCCCAACTCCTCCAGTCGACGGAGCAGGCGGCGCTCGACGATCCGCAAATCGGACGCCGTCATTGGGGCCGAAGCCATTCGCCCCAGCCCGGTTCGCCGGTGACCTGCCCGTCCCGCATCACGATGTGCCCGCGAACAACCGTCATGACCGGCGCCCCTCGAAACCGCATGCCGTCGTAGAGGAGCGCGGTGTCCCGCGCTTTGGTATAGAGACGCGTGTGGTCGTGCACCCACTCCGCGCGCGTGTCGACGACCGTGACATCCGCATCGGCGCCCGGGCGGAGCGATCCCTTCCGGGGCCACAGGCCGAACAGACGGGCCGGCGTCTCGCAGACCAGCCGCGCGAGCTGCGGCAGCGTGAGCCGCTCCTCGTGCACGGCGGTCAGCATGAGCGGCACGAATTCTTCGAGCCCTGGGAGTCCGGGCGGCGCCGTCCAGATGTCGCCGCCCACGGTGCCCTTTTCCGCGGCGAGGAACGGCGAGTGATCGGTCCCGACGACGTCGATCCCCCCGCCGCGGACCGCGTCCCATAAGCGGTCCACCGCCGTCCGGTCGCGCAGCGGCGGGTTGCACTTGGCGTACGGGCCCCACGCGGCCAGCGCGTCGTCGGTCAGCATGAGGTAGTGTGGACACGTCTCCGCCGTGACCTTCAACCCGCGGTCCCTGGCCGCGGCCACCATGCCGACCGCGTCCGCGGCGCTGACGTGCGCGATCTGGAGCCGCGCGCCCGTCGCGGCCGCGATCGCGATGGTCTGCGCGACCGACGCGGTCTCGGCGACGGGCGGCCGGGCGGAGGCATGCGCGCGCCCGTCGCGGCGCCCCGCCGCGCGTACGGCTCCGGCCGTGCGGTTGATGATCTGCTGCTCCTCGCAGTGCACGACATGCAACAGACCGGTCCGAGCGGCACGCTCCATGACCCGCAGCATGTCACCCGCGTCGGGGCAGCAGATGCCGATAAATTCGTTTTCCCGGCCGGGCACCGGATCCGTGCGGAACGTCTTGAACGCGACGGCGCCCGCGGCGGCGAGCGCCTCGATCTCGTCGAGGTTGTCCGGGTTGGCGCCGGCGTACAAGCCGAAGTCCACGATCGATCGCGGCGCGACGATCGCGGCCCGCTCGCGCAGAATCGCGGCGGTATGGACGGGCGGGATCGCAATCGGCATCTCCAGGATCGTGGTGATGCCGCCCGCCGCCGCCGCCTGCGTCCCCGTGACCCAGTCTTCGCGGTCGAGCCGGCCGGGGTCGCGCAGGTGCACGTGTGTATCGATCACGCCGGGCAGCACGTGCCGGCCGGCGGCGTCGATCGTCTCGCGCGCGGCCGGCATCGCATCGTCGCGATCCGCGGCGACGATCTTGCCGCCGCTGATCGCCACCGCCCCGCGGCGCACTCCCTCGGTGTCGACGAGCGTCCCGCCGCGGATCACAAGGTCGGCGATCACCCGGTGATCTCCTCCTCCACAACGCCGTAGAACGCACACCAGTCCCCCAGCTGCACCGACGGATTGGTGCGCATCCCGAACGGGATGCCGTCGAACGGCGCGCGCACATCCGCCAGCACCTCACCCCATAGGCCGTAGATCCGGGCGAGCCGCTCGCCCGCTTTGATGCGCTGCCGGAGCACGGAGGGCTCCGAGACCCAGAGGCCCGACGCCGGGGCCAGCACGACCGTCTTCTGATACCCGAGGGTCCACCGCCCGGCGTACTCCGGCGTACCGTCGATCATCTTGTAGTGGCGGAGGATGTTCGCAAACCCGTCCGTCAGCGCCTCCGCGTTGGCTTGAAAGCGCCCCGGGAACGTGTCGCAAAGACCGCCGAGTTCAACGGTGATCGCCGCTTTGCCGCGCTGCTTCATCGCGGCCTGGGGGCTGCCGCGTTCGCTCATCTGCTTCAACAGCAGGTCCCATCGCGGCCCCATCGCCTTTGCCAGTTCGAGCCCGGCCGGCGTGGGCGAGTAGAACATGGCATACGCCAAGTACGAATGCGCGCCGCCGGAGTGCACGGCCACCTCCAAATCGGCGTGCTCCGTCATCGTCGTGTAGTGGGCGTACGCAATGCGCTCCGTCAGATGTCCGTCGGGCCGGCCCGGATAGATGCGGTTCAGATCGTAGGTGAACAGATCGCCCGGGTTCCCGCGCGAACTGAACTCGAAAGCAGCCACGTTCACGACCGGCACGCCGACCACGGCGCCGCGCAGCCGCGCCGGGTCCAGGCGTTCCAGCAGCCGCAGGACGGCCAGCGGTCCTTCAGGTTCGTCGCCGTGGACGGACCCATCCAGCCAGAGCAGCGGCCCATCCTCGGTCCCGTTCACCACAGTCACCGGAATCTCAATGGGTCCACCGCCGGCACGCCGGCCGACCGGTATGGCCCCCGTGGCCCGCGCGCCGGACTTGGCGCGCGCCGTGCCGATCACACACTCGCTCTTCATCTGTCACCCCCGGTCGAAGTTGTCAGTATCCACCTCGCGGAACCGGCGAAGCCAGGCAACGGTCTCCCCCAGGCCGTCGTCGAGGGAGTAGCGCGGCGCAAACCCAAGCGCCCGGATTCTCGACGTGTCGAGCGGCCCGCGGCGCTGCGCCGCGGCCCCGTCGGCGTCCGCGGCGTCGGACGCCGGATGCCATGCAAAGCCGGGCTCGATGCGCCGCAGCGCCTCGGCCACCTCGGCCAGCGGTGCGACCGCGCCCGACGACACGTTGTAGCAGCCATGCGCCAGCGAGGGCGCGTCGATCAGCAGCCGGGCGGCGCGCGCAATGTCGGCGGCATACGTCCAGTCGCGGGCACGGTCGGCGCTACGCAGGCGAACTGTCCGTCGTTCAACCGCGGCGTGCGCCAGCACGTAGATCGCCGACATCACCGTCCGCGCTCCGGTCGGCCGCTCGGTGGGACCGTAGGGCGCCGCGATCCTCAGCGTCGCGGCGGCGAGCCGGGGTCCGTTCGCCTCGGCTACGAGCTGCTCGCCGGCGTACTTCGTCATCGTATACAGCGACTCGAGGCGAACGGGCGCGGCCTCGGACAGCGCGTCCGCGGGATCCGTCTCCCCGTAGACGCCCGACGAGCTGATGTAGACAAACCGGCGCGTCCCGACCCGCGCGGCAACCTCCAGCATGCGGACGGTGCCGAGGATGTTGACCGCCACAACGCGTTCCGGCTCTCGAGCCTCGACCTCAGGTGTCGACGTAACGACGGCGGCGTGCACAATGGCCGCCACCGGCTCCCGCACCGCCGCCTTCAGCGTTTCCGGCGCGGTGAGGTCCACCTGGAGGAACCGCACGCTCGCCCGCACGCCGCGGAGAAAGCTTTCCGCCAGGCGGTCCGGCGGGTTCTTGTCCAGGGCGAGGACCGATCGGCCCGTTTCAGCGAGATCCTTGACGACGTGCAGCCCGATGAACCCGGTCGCGCCGGTCACCAGGACCGTCACGGCAGCGGTGCCGGAAACGGCACGCCCACCTCGTCGCCCAGCGCGCGGAGGCGCTCGACCGTCTCGTCGAGCAGTTCGGCGCCGCACGCCAGCGCGGCATCGCGCCGTTCCCACTCGGGATCGCCCGGCAGCCGCACCGCGTCGACGCCCGGCTGGCGGGGCGCGCCGTGCACTTCGCGTGCGACCGCGTCAACACCGGCCCGAAGCGTCTCCGACCCGGCAAAGGCCTCGGGGTCGATGACAGCCAGTAGGTGACTCACACCCTGCGCCCGGCCGAAGTCGTACGGCGAGCCGACCGCCGAACCGGCCCGTCCTCCAGCGAGTCCGCCGGTCAACAGATCGACCATCACGGCGATGCCGTAACCCTTGTAGCCGCCGATCGGCGCGAGCAGCGCGTCGACCGCGGCGCGCGCATCGGTCACCGAACGGCCGTCGCGGTCCATCGCCCAGCCGGCCGGAATGGGTCGGCCGGCCGCCGCGTACTCGCGGATCAGCCGTTTGCCGGACGCGGCGTTCGAGATGTCCAGGACAACCGGCCGGTCCTCGGGCCCCGGCACCGCGATGCTCCACGGATTAGTGCCGACGAGCGGGACCGAGGCGCCCCACGCCGGCATCTCCGGACTCGCGTTGGTGAACGCCAGGCCGACGAGTCCCGCGCGCGCGGCCATCAGCGCGAAATACGATGCCGTGCCGAAGTGATTGCTGTTGCGCGCGGCCACCGCGCCGATTCCGCAGGCGCGCGCTTTTTCCATCGCGAGCGACATCGCGCGATAGGCCACCACCTGGCCGAACCCGTTGCCCCCGTCGACGAGCGCGGCGGCGGGCCGGTCCCGGAGCATCCGGAAGGCGGCCCGCGGTGTGATGCCGCCCGCGCGGACCCGGCGGGCGTAGATCGCAAAGCGCACGACACCCTGGTTCTGGAGCGGCGCGGTCCGCAGTTGGGCGTCGATCAAACAGTCGGCGAGAATCGCGGCCTCGTCCTCGCCCGCCCCGACGGCGGCGATCGCGCGCACCCCAAAGTCGCGCAGCCCCGCAATCGCGTAGCGCGCCACGGCGGCCTACCGGCCCTTCAGGCGCGGATCGAGCACCGCGCGGAGATAGTCGCCCACGAG
The window above is part of the bacterium genome. Proteins encoded here:
- a CDS encoding Gfo/Idh/MocA family oxidoreductase produces the protein MRVGILGMGTAGARHLRAFRQIDGIELLAADPDAAGRRRAEAEGVRAIENLDALLARRPDAVVIAVPHASLATAGMRALDAGCHILIEKPMATTRGDAAAIVERGRRANLAIMVSFVHRFRPEVAAARSMIADGKIGRPRLVVDTMASGASEMPAWVWDRGQAGGGMMFYNGIHQVDRARFLMGDDVESVRADVRTLGYEVELEDTVTALLGFRSGGAGAIVQHKAPRAAFGGWETQVFGSDGSLHIRTGKELRWTAGGEAVTVPGEPEDRFLGAAREFVAAVREGRTPSPSGEDGLAALDVVLRMYTDSENRASVDRR
- a CDS encoding VOC family protein; translated protein: MITGIKHMAIAVRDVDGALKQYENVLGVSGVTRHEFEKARSSEAHFMLGAIQYQLCRSWDADGRFARYIEEHHGEGVHHICYTTDDIERELAAAVAKGAVLKPCAACKVTGAHKHSEGWVAFLSDRLTGLETEFMQVYKPGEGPDAGPRAV
- a CDS encoding M20 family metallo-hydrolase; the encoded protein is MTASDLRIVERRLLRRLEELGRIGRDPRGGVTRLSFTEDHAAACRCLAAWLRDAGLDPRLDDAGNLFGMPAAPVPEQRLILVGSHIDSVPMGGTLDGALGVVAAIEAAQVLHDAGFRLAHPLAVAAFADEEGNSFGVGCLTSRAVVGQLGPEVQVGLRDRDGRSFAERVAAWSCDLPRGAPPAAAAYLELHIEQGPRLEAAGLDAAAATSIAGISRTTAIFEGAANHAGTTPMESRRDAMWGASAFVLALRRLGFDAEGGAVATAGRVDVEPGATNVIPGRARVRVELRAPDYDGLAAVREAAEAAARDAASCYGLDLRLDPWDTMPATPLDPGLVGIAVAAAARRGLRVQRMPSWAGHDAKILAPHVASALLFVPSRGGISHAPDEYTEPRHLAAGAQLLLDTIQDADSHLSTRFAQ
- the allB gene encoding allantoinase AllB; this translates as MIADLVIRGGTLVDTEGVRRGAVAISGGKIVAADRDDAMPAARETIDAAGRHVLPGVIDTHVHLRDPGRLDREDWVTGTQAAAAGGITTILEMPIAIPPVHTAAILRERAAIVAPRSIVDFGLYAGANPDNLDEIEALAAAGAVAFKTFRTDPVPGRENEFIGICCPDAGDMLRVMERAARTGLLHVVHCEEQQIINRTAGAVRAAGRRDGRAHASARPPVAETASVAQTIAIAAATGARLQIAHVSAADAVGMVAAARDRGLKVTAETCPHYLMLTDDALAAWGPYAKCNPPLRDRTAVDRLWDAVRGGGIDVVGTDHSPFLAAEKGTVGGDIWTAPPGLPGLEEFVPLMLTAVHEERLTLPQLARLVCETPARLFGLWPRKGSLRPGADADVTVVDTRAEWVHDHTRLYTKARDTALLYDGMRFRGAPVMTVVRGHIVMRDGQVTGEPGWGEWLRPQ
- a CDS encoding succinylglutamate desuccinylase/aspartoacylase family protein: MKSECVIGTARAKSGARATGAIPVGRRAGGGPIEIPVTVVNGTEDGPLLWLDGSVHGDEPEGPLAVLRLLERLDPARLRGAVVGVPVVNVAAFEFSSRGNPGDLFTYDLNRIYPGRPDGHLTERIAYAHYTTMTEHADLEVAVHSGGAHSYLAYAMFYSPTPAGLELAKAMGPRWDLLLKQMSERGSPQAAMKQRGKAAITVELGGLCDTFPGRFQANAEALTDGFANILRHYKMIDGTPEYAGRWTLGYQKTVVLAPASGLWVSEPSVLRQRIKAGERLARIYGLWGEVLADVRAPFDGIPFGMRTNPSVQLGDWCAFYGVVEEEITG
- a CDS encoding NAD(P)-dependent oxidoreductase; amino-acid sequence: MTVLVTGATGFIGLHVVKDLAETGRSVLALDKNPPDRLAESFLRGVRASVRFLQVDLTAPETLKAAVREPVAAIVHAAVVTSTPEVEAREPERVVAVNILGTVRMLEVAARVGTRRFVYISSSGVYGETDPADALSEAAPVRLESLYTMTKYAGEQLVAEANGPRLAAATLRIAAPYGPTERPTGARTVMSAIYVLAHAAVERRTVRLRSADRARDWTYAADIARAARLLIDAPSLAHGCYNVSSGAVAPLAEVAEALRRIEPGFAWHPASDAADADGAAAQRRGPLDTSRIRALGFAPRYSLDDGLGETVAWLRRFREVDTDNFDRG
- a CDS encoding Ldh family oxidoreductase, with the translated sequence MARYAIAGLRDFGVRAIAAVGAGEDEAAILADCLIDAQLRTAPLQNQGVVRFAIYARRVRAGGITPRAAFRMLRDRPAAALVDGGNGFGQVVAYRAMSLAMEKARACGIGAVAARNSNHFGTASYFALMAARAGLVGLAFTNASPEMPAWGASVPLVGTNPWSIAVPGPEDRPVVLDISNAASGKRLIREYAAAGRPIPAGWAMDRDGRSVTDARAAVDALLAPIGGYKGYGIAVMVDLLTGGLAGGRAGSAVGSPYDFGRAQGVSHLLAVIDPEAFAGSETLRAGVDAVAREVHGAPRQPGVDAVRLPGDPEWERRDAALACGAELLDETVERLRALGDEVGVPFPAPLP